CCCTGGTGCCCATCTCCAACGACACGATGCGTCTGGGCAACAGCACCGCCGCCGCCGACGTCGGCCGCGAGGTGTCCCAGGCCATGGCGCTGGAGGTGGACTTGGCGGGCCTCTACGGCAAGGGCGCGAAGAAGCCCACGGGCATCTTCGAATTGGTGCCCAACGGCAACAAGGCGGCCATCACCGGCACGACCATCGAGCAGATTCGCAACGACCTGAAGATGAAGCTCATCAAGCCCGTCACGAAGTCGAAGCTGAAGCTGGCGGGCAACCAGGCCTTCTACTTCATGGACTCGTCCAATCACCTCTACCTCTCGGAGTTGCGCGACTCCGCCGGCTACATCTTCCCGGGCCTGTCGGACTTCGAGAATCCGCGTCTCAACGGCTTCCCGGTGAAGGTGACGGAGTCGATTGCGGACCTCGGCCACATCGGCTTCGGGCTGGCTTCGCAGCTCTACTACGGCGAGGCCTCGGAGCTGGAGGCGACGGTGGGTGAGGCATCGGGCGACTTCGAGTCGGACCAGATGACGCTGCGGATGGTGTGGGAGGGTGACTGGGCCCTGCGCCACCGGCAGTCCTTCGCCTTCCTCACGGGCGCCACCTACGGCTCGTAGTCCGCGCCGCCCCTTCAACCCTCCTCCTGGAGACACCATGCACCCGACGCGCAACGACATCGGCGCCTACATTCACGCCGCCAACCTCTCGCACGCTCCGGCGGCCAACGCCGCGGGCACGCGCAACGGCGCCGCCCTCACGTTCGGCACCTACCGCAGCCTCGTCCTCAGTGTCGCCACCGGCGCGGCGACCGGTACCCCCACGGCGGTCTCCGCCACGTACAAGCTCCAGACGAGCGCGGACGGCACCACCTGGGCGGACGCGAAGGACCGGGACGGCGATGCGGTGAGCCTCGCCGCCACCACCGCGAGCACCGCCGCGGAGCTGGACGTGGACCTCCAGGAGGTGGTGCCGGACGGACACGACCGCATCCGCTTCGTGGAGACGGTGGCCTTCACCGGCGGCTCCACGCCGACGCTGCTGAGCGGCGCCACCGTCATCTTCGGCGGAGGCCAGACGCTTCCCGTGTAGCGGCGGGCACGCATTCCCCCTCCGTGCCTGCCCGGGCCGGGGTGGCCTCGTGCCGCCCCGGCCTTCTTTCTGCCCCGAGGTGCCCCATGCCCGCCGTCGAGGACCTGCTCACCGCCGCCCAGTTGCCCGCCAACGTGCGCGACGCGGCCGACCCCGAGCGTCTGCCTGTACTCATCACCGCCGCGTCCCTGGCCCTGGCCGCGCACGTGGGCTACCCGCTGCACCGCCGAGTGGGTGTGGAGGAGTCTGTCGCCAGCGCGGGCGGGCGTTACCTCTGGCTGCGCTCCGGCGGCGTGCGCCAGGTGACGCGCGTCGCGGTGCGCGGCGTGGAGCTGCCCGCCACCGCCTACGCGCTGGAGTCCGTCTTCATGGGCCGCGTGGTCGCGCGCGGCGAGGCGTGGCCCTTCACCGGCACCTGGTCCCCGGGCGTGTCCTCCACGCCGCTGCACGTGGAGGACACGGGCGCCCTCGTCGTCACCTACGACGCGGGCTGGGTGACGCCCGGCCAGGCGGCCCTGGACGGCACGCTGCAGGTGGACCTGCCGGCGGATCTCCAACTGGCGGCGCAGATGGTGGTGGGCGCGCTGGTGCACGGGGACGGCGCGGAGGAGGCCGTCTCCGAGTCCATCGGCGGCACGTCCCTGACGCGCGCCACGGACGAGGACGGGCAGCTGCCCGCGGTGCCTGCCCGCGCACGGCGCTTGGTGGCCCGGTACCGGCGCCCGCGCCAGGGGGCGGCGTAATGCTGCTGGGCCACCGCCTCAAGCAGCGCTTCGGCCTCGCGCGCCTCCTGGGTGTCAACGACCGCGGGCAGGAAGACTTCTCCGCGCCCACCGTGCACGCCTGCCGCTACGAGGGCAGCACGAAGCGCCTCGTCACCTCCGACGGCACCGACGCCACCTCGGAGGCCATGCTCTTCACGACGGTGAAGGTGGAGCCCGGGGACGCGCTCTGGCTGCCCGGCGATACCCCAGGCGACCTCAACACGCGGCGCCGGCCGCTGCGCATCACCCCCTGCACGGACATCCGCGGGGACACGGACCACTACGAGGTGTACGTCTGATGGGTGCCGAGCTGCGCGACGTGGAACTCCACGTGGCCGAGGTGCTGGACGCGGCCGGCCTGGGCATCTCACGGACGTCGTCCCCGCCCACCCTCTACCGGGGGCCCTGGCCCGGCTCCGCGCCGGCCCGGATGGTGGCGGTGCGCGAGGTGTCGGGCGACGGCCCCGAGGACTACATGGGCACCGGCCGCAGCTATCTCCAGCCGGACGTGCAGGTGCTGGCGCGCGCCCTCACGTACGCGGACGCCCAGGCCCTGGCTCGCCGGTGCTGGAGCGTGCTGCACCTGGCGGCCGTGCCCGGCTACGTCAGCTGCCGATGCGAAGGCGCGCCCGCGTACATGGGGCCGGACGACAAGCAGTGGCACCGCTTCAGCTTCACCGTCACCCTGGCGTACGCGGGCTGACGCGAGCTGGGCGCCCCTTCTCACCGGACATGGCCGTCAAGGTGAAGGTGGAACTCCAGCCGCTGCTCAAGCTGCGCCAGCGTGCGCCTGACGTGCTCGCCGCGCTGGACAAGCCCATGCGCGAATTCTGCCGCCAGACACTGAGCATCTCGCAGTTGGGCGTGTCGCGCAGCGAGGTGGAGTACGACGAGAGCGGCAACGAGGTGCGCACCGGGACGCCCTTGGTGAACACGACCTTTATCGACGGTCCGGAACACCACCTCGACCGGCGCCTCTCATCCACCTGGACGGCCGGGTACGACCACCCGGCGGCAGGCGCCATTCACCAGGGGTTTCACTGGGGCGAGGAGCGCATCAGTCCGCCGCCCCTTTTCCTCAAACGGGCCTTCAAGGTCACGCGCTCCATCGGGCGTGCCGACATCAAGAAGGCCGTGCAGTCGTACCTCAAGAAGATCCTCCCTCCGAAGTGAAAGGCATTGCCTCATGGCTGAACCCCAGGTCCTCTACGCCCAGAACCTCCACTTCGCCTCGACGTCCGCCGCCGTGTTGGGCCCGACGACGCTGCTCGACGGCGTCTCCGAGTGCTCCGTCTCCACGGCCATCGACAGCGTCGACGCCAACTACTACGGCAGCGACGGCTACAAGAAGAACCTCACCACGCTCCGCGGAATCACCATCAGCGTCAGCGGCCACCGTCACCGGGGCAACGCCGCGCAGGACCTGATGGAGTCGCTCGTCGCGACGGGGGTGGTGGGCTACCTGACCATCATCCGGGACGCCGCCGCGGAGGAGGGTGAGCAGGGCCTGCGCTACGCCGTGCGCGTCATGTCCTTCGACTCCGGCGGCCCGTCCTCCGACGTGGACAAGCTGACCGTCTCGCTCACCGGCCAGGGCGCGCCCGTCCCGGTGTAGTCGCCCCTTCCTCCATCCACACATCTCCACCGGAGAAGGC
The sequence above is drawn from the Corallococcus sp. NCRR genome and encodes:
- a CDS encoding minor capsid protein — protein: MGAELRDVELHVAEVLDAAGLGISRTSSPPTLYRGPWPGSAPARMVAVREVSGDGPEDYMGTGRSYLQPDVQVLARALTYADAQALARRCWSVLHLAAVPGYVSCRCEGAPAYMGPDDKQWHRFSFTVTLAYAG
- a CDS encoding phage tail tube protein; translated protein: MAEPQVLYAQNLHFASTSAAVLGPTTLLDGVSECSVSTAIDSVDANYYGSDGYKKNLTTLRGITISVSGHRHRGNAAQDLMESLVATGVVGYLTIIRDAAAEEGEQGLRYAVRVMSFDSGGPSSDVDKLTVSLTGQGAPVPV